A genome region from Anastrepha ludens isolate Willacy chromosome 3, idAnaLude1.1, whole genome shotgun sequence includes the following:
- the LOC128857143 gene encoding ras-related protein Ral-a isoform X1: MSKKPTVGPALHKVIMVGSGGVGKSALTLQFMYDEFVEDYEPTKADSYRKKVVLDGEEVQIDILDTAGQEDYAAIRDNYFRSGEGFLCVFSITDDESFQATQEFREQILRVKNDESIPFLLVGNKCDLSDRRKVPLNECQARAQQWQVPYVETSAKTRENVDKVFFDLMREIRSRKTEDSKATSGRAKDRCKKRRLKCTLL, encoded by the exons ATGAGTAAAAAACCGACAGTCGGTCCCGCGCTCCACAAAGTGATAATGGTGGGCAGTGGTGGCGTTGGCAAATCGGCACTAACACTACAATTCATGTACGACGAATTCGTGGAGGACTACGAACCAACCAAAGCAGATAGTTATAGGAAAAAG GTCGTTTTAGATGGCGAAGAAGTACAAATAGATATACTGGATACTGCCGGACAGGAGGACTACGCTGCCATCAGAGATAATTATTTTCGCAGTGGTGAGGGTTTCCTCTGTGTCTTCTCAATCACAGACGATGAAAGCTTCCAAGCAACACAAGAATTCAG GGAACAAATATTACgtgtgaaaaatgacgaaagcATACCGTTCCTGTTGGTGGGCAACAAATGCGATTTGAGTGACAGACGTAAAGTGCCGCTGAACGAATGCCAGGCACGCGCCCAACAATGGCAGGTGCCCTACGTGGAGACCTCAGCTAAGACGCGTGAAAACGTGGACAAG gtattttttgatttgatgcgCGAAATAAGATCCCGCAAAACCGAAGATTCGAAAGCGACAAGCGGGCGTGCTAAAGACCGATGCAAGAAGCGGAGACTTAAGTGTACACTACTTTAG
- the LOC128857143 gene encoding ras-related protein Ral-a isoform X3, producing the protein MSKKPTVGPALHKVIMVGSGGVGKSALTLQFMYDEFVEDYEPTKADSYRKKVVLDGEEVQIDILDTAGQEDYAAIRDNYFRSGEGFLCVFSITDDESFQATQEFREQILRVKNDESIPFLLVGNKCDLSDRRKVPLNECQARAQQWQVPYVETSAKTRENVDKCKLHLHKKTLRHRTCEPT; encoded by the exons ATGAGTAAAAAACCGACAGTCGGTCCCGCGCTCCACAAAGTGATAATGGTGGGCAGTGGTGGCGTTGGCAAATCGGCACTAACACTACAATTCATGTACGACGAATTCGTGGAGGACTACGAACCAACCAAAGCAGATAGTTATAGGAAAAAG GTCGTTTTAGATGGCGAAGAAGTACAAATAGATATACTGGATACTGCCGGACAGGAGGACTACGCTGCCATCAGAGATAATTATTTTCGCAGTGGTGAGGGTTTCCTCTGTGTCTTCTCAATCACAGACGATGAAAGCTTCCAAGCAACACAAGAATTCAG GGAACAAATATTACgtgtgaaaaatgacgaaagcATACCGTTCCTGTTGGTGGGCAACAAATGCGATTTGAGTGACAGACGTAAAGTGCCGCTGAACGAATGCCAGGCACGCGCCCAACAATGGCAGGTGCCCTACGTGGAGACCTCAGCTAAGACGCGTGAAAACGTGGACAAG TGCAAACttcatttacacaaaaaaacacTTCGCCATAGGACATGCGAGCCTACATAg
- the LOC128857143 gene encoding ras-related protein Ral-a isoform X2, producing MSKKPTVGPALHKVIMVGSGGVGKSALTLQFMYDEFVEDYEPTKADSYRKKVVLDGEEVQIDILDTAGQEDYAAIRDNYFRSGEGFLCVFSITDDESFQATQEFREQILRVKNDESIPFLLVGNKCDLSDRRKVPLNECQARAQQWQVPYVETSAKTRENVDKVFYDLIRDISSRKKQRQSDVRQPPKTKSHCCQLL from the exons ATGAGTAAAAAACCGACAGTCGGTCCCGCGCTCCACAAAGTGATAATGGTGGGCAGTGGTGGCGTTGGCAAATCGGCACTAACACTACAATTCATGTACGACGAATTCGTGGAGGACTACGAACCAACCAAAGCAGATAGTTATAGGAAAAAG GTCGTTTTAGATGGCGAAGAAGTACAAATAGATATACTGGATACTGCCGGACAGGAGGACTACGCTGCCATCAGAGATAATTATTTTCGCAGTGGTGAGGGTTTCCTCTGTGTCTTCTCAATCACAGACGATGAAAGCTTCCAAGCAACACAAGAATTCAG GGAACAAATATTACgtgtgaaaaatgacgaaagcATACCGTTCCTGTTGGTGGGCAACAAATGCGATTTGAGTGACAGACGTAAAGTGCCGCTGAACGAATGCCAGGCACGCGCCCAACAATGGCAGGTGCCCTACGTGGAGACCTCAGCTAAGACGCGTGAAAACGTGGACAAG GTATTTTATGATCTAATCAGGGATATTTCATCACGAAAGAAGCAACGTCAGTCCGATGTGCGACAGCCGCCAAAAACCAAATCTCATTGCTGCCAACTGCTGTAA